From Streptomyces sp. NBC_00690, a single genomic window includes:
- a CDS encoding ABC transporter substrate-binding protein: protein MSIKKSALYATATAATLALTLSACGTTTSGSASGGGHNADATVNIGSLYEPQNLDNTAGGGQGVTEALNGNVYEGLFRLTDGGKVEPLLAQSHQVSPDGLTYTFTLRDNVTFHSGKKLTSQDVKYSLEKVIAEDSQSARKSNLEVIKTIATPDPRTVAVTLAQKSISFVYNLSYVWIINAEAKDLKTSEDGTGPYQLGKWTRGSALSLNRFAEYWGDAATNKQVVFRYFKDATALNNALLTNAVDVVTSEQSPDALDQFKNNPSYKVNEGNSTTKLLLAFNDKVKPFTDVKVRQAVSAAIDDKKLLESVWGGHGKLIGSMVPPTDPWYEDLTHIDAYDTERAKTLLTEAGYPKGFSFTLDTPNYDPHPTAATFIKSQLAKVGVTVKINTITPDEWYTKVYKNRGFEATLQEHVNDRDLVWYGNPDFYWGYNDPQVTQWVKEAEQSSTAAEQTELLKKVNRKTAQDAASDWLYLYPQIVVANSKLSGYPLNGLNSQFYAYDIKKG from the coding sequence ATGAGCATCAAGAAGTCAGCCCTGTACGCCACCGCCACCGCAGCCACGCTCGCCCTGACCCTCAGCGCCTGCGGCACCACCACCTCGGGCAGCGCATCAGGCGGCGGACACAACGCCGATGCGACCGTCAACATCGGCTCGCTCTACGAACCGCAGAACCTCGACAACACCGCAGGTGGTGGCCAGGGCGTCACCGAAGCCCTCAACGGCAATGTGTACGAAGGGCTGTTCAGACTCACCGACGGCGGCAAGGTCGAACCCCTCCTCGCCCAGTCCCACCAGGTCAGCCCCGACGGGCTCACCTACACCTTCACCCTGCGGGACAACGTCACCTTCCACAGCGGCAAGAAGCTCACCAGCCAGGACGTCAAGTACAGCCTGGAGAAGGTGATCGCGGAAGACTCCCAGTCCGCGCGCAAGAGCAACCTCGAAGTCATCAAGACCATCGCAACACCCGACCCGCGTACCGTTGCGGTCACACTCGCCCAGAAGTCCATCTCCTTCGTCTACAACCTGTCCTACGTCTGGATCATCAACGCCGAGGCGAAGGACCTCAAGACGAGCGAGGACGGCACCGGCCCCTACCAACTCGGTAAGTGGACCCGCGGCTCCGCACTGAGCCTGAACCGCTTCGCCGAATACTGGGGTGATGCGGCCACCAACAAGCAGGTCGTCTTCCGCTACTTCAAGGACGCCACCGCACTCAACAACGCCCTGCTGACCAACGCCGTCGACGTCGTCACCAGCGAACAGTCGCCCGACGCCCTCGACCAGTTCAAGAACAACCCGAGCTACAAGGTGAACGAGGGCAACTCGACCACCAAGCTCCTGTTGGCCTTCAACGACAAGGTCAAGCCCTTCACCGACGTCAAGGTGCGCCAGGCCGTGTCCGCCGCCATCGACGACAAGAAGCTGCTGGAGTCCGTGTGGGGCGGCCACGGCAAGCTCATAGGCTCGATGGTCCCGCCCACCGACCCGTGGTACGAGGACCTCACCCACATCGACGCCTACGACACCGAGCGCGCCAAGACCCTGCTCACCGAGGCGGGATACCCCAAGGGCTTCAGCTTCACCCTGGACACACCGAACTACGACCCACACCCCACCGCCGCCACCTTCATCAAGTCACAACTCGCCAAGGTCGGCGTCACCGTCAAGATCAACACGATCACACCGGACGAGTGGTACACGAAGGTCTACAAGAACCGTGGCTTCGAAGCCACCCTCCAGGAACACGTCAACGACCGCGACCTGGTCTGGTACGGCAACCCCGACTTCTACTGGGGCTACAACGACCCGCAGGTCACCCAGTGGGTCAAGGAGGCCGAACAGTCCTCCACCGCGGCCGAGCAGACGGAACTCCTGAAGAAGGTCAACCGCAAGACCGCCCAGGACGCAGCCAGCGACTGGCTGTACCTCTACCCGCAGATCGTGGTCGCCAACAGCAAGCTGTCCGGCTACCCCCTCAACGGCCTGAACTCGCAGTTCTACGCCTACGACATCAAGAAGGGCTGA
- a CDS encoding ABC transporter ATP-binding protein, producing MTPVLELDDVSFAYRGRTEPVVQSIALTVEQGQSLALVGESGAGKTTLLRLLLGLTSPTTGAVRFDGDELRLRDRELMRRFRRSVQCVFQDPYSSLDPRRRVGHIVSEPLRSLGLDTRSTAVPKVAAALERVGLPADAVDRYPHEFSGGQRQRIAIARATVCDPRVLLADEPVSALDVTTRVKVVDLLNELKRDHGLTMVMVSHDLSVVASLCERTAVLEDGRIVEQGATVDVLVTPRHPYTARLVASVPRLPAPSR from the coding sequence ATGACCCCCGTACTGGAACTGGACGATGTCTCCTTCGCCTATCGGGGACGCACCGAGCCCGTCGTCCAGTCCATCGCCCTCACCGTCGAACAGGGACAGAGCCTCGCCCTCGTCGGGGAATCGGGCGCAGGGAAGACCACCCTGCTACGCCTGCTGCTCGGACTCACCAGCCCCACCACAGGAGCCGTACGGTTCGACGGTGATGAGCTCAGACTCCGCGACCGCGAGCTGATGCGACGATTCCGCCGCAGCGTGCAGTGCGTGTTCCAGGACCCCTATTCATCGCTCGACCCGCGTCGACGAGTGGGCCACATCGTCTCCGAACCGCTGCGCTCGCTCGGCCTGGACACACGGAGCACCGCTGTGCCCAAGGTGGCGGCTGCCCTGGAACGTGTCGGTCTGCCGGCCGATGCCGTCGACCGCTACCCCCATGAGTTCTCCGGTGGGCAGCGGCAACGGATCGCGATCGCCCGGGCGACCGTGTGCGATCCGCGGGTACTGCTCGCCGACGAACCGGTCAGCGCCCTTGATGTGACGACCAGGGTGAAGGTCGTCGATCTGCTCAACGAACTCAAGCGGGACCACGGGCTGACCATGGTGATGGTCTCCCATGACCTGTCGGTGGTCGCCTCGCTGTGCGAGCGCACCGCGGTACTGGAGGACGGCCGCATCGTCGAACAGGGTGCCACCGTGGACGTACTGGTCACCCCACGACACCCCTACACGGCCCGACTGGTCGCGAGCGTCCCCCGACTTCCCGCGCCCAGCCGCTGA
- a CDS encoding ABC transporter permease, with protein sequence MARYLLRRFAFLLVSLALASVVLFVLLRMLPGDPANALTSVGASKEQIAAARESIGSDRPLPEQFVHWIGQLLRGDLGNSFISSLPVQPEVVARLRVTVPLTLAAFVLAVLIAVPAGFLAAYRRRTWYGALLSGVSQLGIAIPVFWLGMILIAVFALNARWLPAGSFPPDGWAQPGEAIRSLVLPVVTIALVMSASLIRYVRSATLDVLDSDYLRTARALGSSFGAAMWRHGLRNASVPVISILGIELASTLLGAVVVESVFALPGLGSMLATGISQHDYPVIQGVLFVSTLAVLLIGFAADLVQRIIDPRLRTGLSGGIR encoded by the coding sequence ATGGCGCGCTATCTCCTGCGCCGCTTCGCCTTCCTGCTGGTGTCCCTGGCCCTGGCGAGCGTCGTCCTGTTCGTCCTGCTGCGCATGCTGCCCGGAGATCCTGCCAACGCGCTCACCTCGGTGGGCGCGTCCAAGGAACAGATCGCCGCCGCCCGGGAGTCGATCGGCTCGGACCGCCCGCTGCCCGAGCAGTTCGTCCACTGGATCGGACAGCTGCTCCGCGGCGACCTCGGCAACTCCTTCATCAGCTCGCTGCCCGTCCAACCCGAAGTCGTCGCACGGCTCAGGGTGACCGTCCCGCTGACCCTGGCGGCCTTCGTCCTCGCCGTGCTCATCGCCGTCCCGGCCGGCTTCCTCGCCGCGTACCGCCGTCGCACCTGGTACGGCGCACTCCTGAGCGGAGTGTCGCAACTGGGCATCGCGATCCCCGTGTTCTGGCTCGGCATGATCCTGATCGCCGTGTTCGCCCTCAACGCCCGTTGGCTACCGGCCGGAAGCTTTCCGCCCGACGGTTGGGCCCAGCCGGGTGAGGCGATCCGCTCCCTGGTGCTGCCCGTCGTCACCATCGCCCTCGTCATGAGCGCCTCCCTGATCCGCTACGTCCGATCGGCCACGCTCGATGTCCTGGACAGCGACTACCTACGGACCGCACGCGCACTCGGATCGTCCTTCGGCGCGGCCATGTGGCGACACGGACTGCGCAACGCCTCGGTACCCGTGATCTCCATCCTCGGCATCGAACTCGCCTCCACCCTCCTCGGAGCGGTCGTCGTGGAGTCGGTGTTCGCCCTGCCCGGGCTTGGCTCGATGCTGGCCACCGGCATCAGCCAGCACGACTACCCGGTGATCCAGGGAGTCCTGTTCGTCTCCACACTCGCCGTCCTGCTCATCGGGTTCGCCGCCGACCTCGTCCAACGGATCATCGACCCACGGCTGCGCACCGGACTGTCGGGAGGCATCCGATGA
- a CDS encoding GlxA family transcriptional regulator has product MLIVAFDGAQILDVACPSGALDIANRQGATPQYTVELATLGRRPARTSTGIVLGAGSELESVTGRLDTLLVVGGAGTPAAAADSRLVTQVHRLAQCSRRIASVCTGTYILAAAGLLDHRRVTTHWGYGKQLAAEHPQVAVDVGPLYIRDGNVYTSAGVTSALDLTLSLIEDDHGPTLARAVARQLVSYLHRPADQAQISMFLSAPPPGDRLVQDLTRHIAAHLAGDLTPRALSLRAGVSTRHLARLFAAHLGITPARAVRTARTEAAAHLVRSCDLSLAAIARRCGLGSAETLRQAFLDHYGVTGDRIRRMPDMPRPQGPAHRQTSAP; this is encoded by the coding sequence ATCCTGATCGTGGCCTTCGACGGCGCGCAGATCCTCGATGTCGCGTGCCCCAGCGGCGCCCTGGACATCGCCAACCGGCAGGGCGCAACGCCGCAGTACACCGTCGAGCTGGCCACGCTCGGCCGGCGTCCGGCCCGCACCTCGACGGGCATCGTGCTGGGCGCGGGAAGCGAGCTGGAGTCGGTGACCGGACGGTTGGACACCCTCCTGGTCGTGGGCGGTGCCGGTACCCCGGCCGCGGCGGCGGACAGTCGACTGGTCACACAGGTCCACCGGCTGGCCCAGTGCAGTCGCCGCATCGCCTCCGTGTGCACCGGCACCTACATCCTGGCCGCGGCAGGACTGCTGGACCATCGGCGGGTGACCACCCACTGGGGGTACGGGAAACAGCTCGCCGCCGAACACCCGCAGGTGGCCGTCGACGTCGGTCCGCTCTACATCCGCGACGGAAACGTCTACACCTCCGCGGGAGTCACCAGCGCCCTCGACCTCACCCTGTCCCTGATCGAGGACGACCACGGTCCCACCCTGGCCCGCGCGGTCGCCCGCCAGCTGGTGTCCTATCTGCACCGACCGGCCGACCAGGCGCAGATCAGCATGTTCCTCTCCGCTCCTCCCCCGGGCGACCGATTGGTGCAGGACCTCACCCGCCATATCGCGGCGCATCTGGCGGGTGATCTCACCCCGCGTGCCCTGTCGCTGCGGGCGGGCGTCAGCACCCGCCATCTGGCCCGGCTATTCGCGGCCCACCTCGGAATCACCCCGGCACGGGCCGTAAGAACCGCGCGTACGGAAGCGGCGGCGCACCTCGTGCGGTCGTGCGATCTCTCGCTCGCCGCCATCGCCCGCAGGTGCGGCCTGGGGTCGGCGGAGACCCTGCGGCAAGCGTTCCTCGACCACTACGGGGTCACCGGGGACAGGATTCGCAGGATGCCGGACATGCCGCGCCCCCAGGGGCCCGCCCACCGGCAGACTTCCGCGCCATGA
- a CDS encoding ABC transporter ATP-binding protein, with protein sequence MSLLDIRDLVIRTADGRTLVDRLSLRLAPGERLGLIGESGSGKSLTSLATLGLLPNGMTAHGSINLAGNQIVGASERNLRRVRGRDAAIVFQEPLTALDPLMRVGRQIAGPLARRHGLKGAALQHAVTAALEQVRLPDPERIRRAFPHEISGGQRQRVALAMALACDPALLIADEPTTALDVTVQSELLTLLDTLVREREMAVLFVSHDLAVVAEIAERVLVLKDGRAVEEGTVTEIVDTPREPYTKALVNSARQLESALDARSGR encoded by the coding sequence ATGAGCCTCCTCGACATCCGCGACCTGGTGATCCGCACCGCGGACGGGCGAACGCTCGTCGACCGTTTGTCGCTTCGCCTCGCACCGGGTGAACGCCTCGGACTCATCGGCGAATCGGGCTCGGGCAAGTCCCTCACCTCCCTGGCGACGCTCGGCCTGCTGCCGAACGGGATGACCGCCCACGGCAGCATCAACCTGGCGGGCAACCAGATCGTCGGAGCCAGCGAACGCAACCTGCGACGCGTACGCGGCAGGGACGCGGCCATCGTCTTTCAGGAACCACTGACCGCGCTCGACCCCTTGATGCGCGTGGGACGACAGATCGCAGGCCCTCTCGCACGCCGGCACGGCCTCAAGGGCGCCGCGCTCCAGCACGCCGTCACCGCGGCCCTGGAACAGGTCAGACTGCCCGACCCCGAGCGGATCCGCCGCGCATTTCCGCACGAGATCTCCGGCGGCCAGCGCCAACGAGTGGCGCTCGCCATGGCGCTGGCCTGCGATCCCGCACTCCTCATCGCCGACGAACCCACCACGGCCCTCGACGTGACCGTCCAGTCGGAGCTGCTGACCCTGCTGGACACCCTGGTACGCGAGCGGGAGATGGCCGTTCTGTTCGTCAGCCACGACCTCGCGGTGGTCGCCGAGATCGCCGAACGTGTCCTCGTGTTGAAGGACGGGCGCGCCGTGGAGGAAGGGACCGTGACCGAGATCGTCGACACACCGCGCGAGCCCTACACCAAGGCCCTGGTGAACAGTGCGCGACAACTGGAATCCGCACTCGACGCAAGGAGCGGGCGATGA
- a CDS encoding DJ-1/PfpI family protein, producing the protein MTNPPSQQTPSTTRRTLLRTTAAGVVLTSTGLAGSTAAHAASPVRPGPRIGILLYDGFSVLDATGPAEVLSRLPGADVTMVAQRRGPVTTDTGDLRVMAERSIADVKELDVLLVPGAGNRGTTSAIANQRLLEWIRRMHRRTQWTTSVCTGSLVLAAAGLLEGRKATTYWASAPYLESVYGVTYLPERYVRSGKIITAAGVSAGLDMALYLSALMAGDNTARAIQLALEYDPQPPFDSGNAATAEPWLKELALDLLARSQN; encoded by the coding sequence ATGACGAATCCTCCCTCCCAGCAGACCCCGTCGACGACCCGCAGGACGCTGCTGCGCACCACCGCCGCCGGTGTGGTGCTCACCAGCACCGGCCTGGCCGGAAGTACGGCGGCCCACGCCGCCAGCCCGGTGCGGCCGGGCCCTCGTATCGGGATCCTGCTGTACGACGGCTTCAGCGTGCTGGACGCCACCGGCCCCGCGGAGGTGCTGTCCCGGCTGCCCGGCGCCGACGTCACGATGGTGGCGCAGCGGCGGGGGCCGGTGACCACGGACACCGGAGATCTGAGGGTGATGGCCGAGCGGTCGATCGCCGATGTCAAGGAGCTCGATGTACTGCTGGTGCCGGGAGCGGGCAACCGGGGTACGACGAGTGCGATCGCCAATCAACGTCTGCTGGAGTGGATCCGCAGGATGCACCGGCGCACCCAGTGGACGACATCCGTGTGCACCGGTTCCCTCGTGCTCGCCGCCGCGGGTCTCCTGGAAGGGCGGAAGGCGACGACGTACTGGGCGTCCGCGCCCTATCTGGAGTCCGTCTACGGTGTGACCTATCTCCCGGAACGCTATGTGCGCTCTGGAAAGATCATCACCGCGGCGGGGGTGTCGGCGGGGCTGGACATGGCGCTCTATCTCTCCGCACTGATGGCCGGGGACAACACGGCCCGAGCGATCCAGCTAGCGCTCGAATACGATCCGCAGCCCCCGTTCGACTCGGGGAACGCGGCGACGGCCGAGCCCTGGCTGAAGGAGTTGGCCTTGGACCTGCTCGCCCGGTCCCAGAACTGA
- a CDS encoding TetR/AcrR family transcriptional regulator, translated as MGRPRGFDEAEVVRSAAELFAQRSYDGISIDDLVTRLGLHRNSLYKTFGSKRGLYLSALRWSLEHEVAPLIDRMSDAADTPDGLREALDTVVSGSGLDLLLLAAVEQAPVDDEVAGLVGDAFAALDAALVPAPHPGGQDTPLAPVVALTALLLGSRIRIRSTGPQATRAAGELRTALVQHLAPRP; from the coding sequence ATGGGACGCCCCAGAGGATTCGACGAGGCCGAGGTGGTGCGTTCGGCCGCCGAGCTGTTCGCACAGCGGTCGTACGACGGCATCTCCATCGATGACCTGGTCACCCGACTGGGGCTGCACCGCAACAGTCTGTACAAGACCTTCGGCAGCAAGCGGGGCCTCTACCTGTCCGCGCTGCGCTGGTCGCTGGAGCACGAGGTGGCTCCGCTGATCGACCGGATGTCCGACGCCGCAGATACGCCCGATGGGCTGCGCGAGGCGCTGGACACCGTCGTGAGCGGTTCCGGTCTTGATCTACTCCTGCTGGCCGCGGTCGAGCAGGCGCCGGTGGACGACGAGGTCGCCGGGTTGGTGGGCGACGCCTTCGCCGCGCTCGACGCGGCCCTCGTGCCGGCCCCGCACCCGGGAGGCCAGGACACGCCCCTGGCGCCGGTCGTCGCGCTCACCGCCCTGCTCCTCGGATCGCGCATCCGGATCAGGTCCACCGGTCCGCAAGCCACCCGAGCGGCAGGCGAGTTGAGGACCGCGCTGGTGCAGCACCTTGCTCCCCGCCCCTGA
- a CDS encoding tetratricopeptide repeat protein, with the protein MSETYYEFGTAAERWDRAQMFFEAKEYQTAARIVRGLIDEAPGQVAQRLLLARSYYHSAQLSRAETELRAILELDPVEHYARLMLGRTLERQGRSDEAAPHLRMAAAMAGEGLDLMD; encoded by the coding sequence GTGAGCGAGACCTACTACGAGTTCGGCACCGCCGCCGAGCGGTGGGACCGTGCGCAGATGTTCTTCGAGGCCAAGGAGTACCAGACGGCGGCACGGATCGTGCGCGGCTTGATCGACGAGGCGCCGGGCCAGGTCGCCCAGCGGTTGCTGCTCGCGCGCTCCTACTACCACTCCGCCCAGTTGTCCCGGGCCGAGACGGAACTGCGGGCGATCTTGGAGCTGGACCCGGTGGAGCACTACGCCAGGCTGATGCTCGGGCGCACCCTGGAGCGCCAGGGTCGCTCCGATGAAGCGGCGCCCCACCTCCGGATGGCCGCCGCCATGGCCGGGGAGGGCCTCGACCTCATGGATTGA
- a CDS encoding NAD(P)/FAD-dependent oxidoreductase, whose translation MPATGEASPDVVVIGAGLAGLACALDLLRAGLRVRVVEASDGVGGRMRSDHHEGFTIDRGFQVFNTSYPQVRRRLSLPDLKLRPFTAGVVVHTERGNLRFTDPTRSPRRLTELLPGRLASARDLMALGVLSARDVIGPVGPLKRAEDRTTWTALSAAGFSEEFIEQFFRPFLSGVFLEDELETSSRFFHLVWRSLGRGTLCLPASGIGAVPAQLAAGLPGDAVSLECPVDRLTDDGVLLTSGGEIAARAVVVATGPAPAASLLPGLSVPASRTVTTYYHATDGPSPLPEPILLTDSARRFLNSCVLSEVQPGYAPAGRRLIATSVLGDDQPGREALLRAALAQAYDTGTDGWELLTVRTVDDALPAMPPPQPLSRTAAVGGGRYVCGDHRTTGSVQGALASGTRAARTVLRDLTASI comes from the coding sequence ATGCCTGCGACGGGCGAAGCGTCCCCGGACGTGGTGGTGATCGGAGCGGGGCTCGCCGGGCTCGCGTGCGCCCTCGACCTGCTCCGTGCCGGACTGCGAGTCCGGGTGGTGGAGGCGTCGGACGGGGTGGGCGGCCGAATGCGGTCCGACCATCACGAGGGCTTCACCATCGATCGCGGTTTCCAGGTCTTCAACACCTCCTACCCCCAGGTGAGACGACGGCTGTCGCTGCCGGATCTGAAGCTGCGCCCCTTCACCGCAGGAGTGGTGGTGCACACCGAGCGGGGCAACCTCCGGTTCACCGACCCCACCCGCTCACCCCGTCGGCTCACGGAACTCCTCCCCGGCCGCCTCGCCTCCGCACGCGATCTGATGGCGCTGGGCGTGCTCTCGGCGCGCGACGTCATCGGGCCGGTCGGACCGCTCAAACGTGCCGAGGACCGCACCACCTGGACGGCACTCTCGGCCGCGGGGTTCTCCGAAGAGTTCATCGAGCAGTTCTTCCGGCCCTTCCTGTCGGGCGTGTTCCTGGAGGACGAGTTGGAGACCTCCAGCCGGTTCTTCCATCTGGTGTGGCGCAGCCTGGGACGTGGCACGCTCTGCCTTCCCGCGTCCGGAATCGGTGCGGTGCCCGCTCAGCTCGCCGCGGGGCTGCCCGGGGACGCGGTGTCATTGGAGTGTCCGGTCGACCGCCTCACCGACGACGGTGTGCTGCTCACGTCGGGCGGTGAGATCGCGGCGCGGGCCGTGGTGGTGGCGACCGGTCCCGCGCCCGCCGCCTCGCTCCTGCCCGGGCTCTCCGTGCCCGCATCGCGCACGGTCACGACCTACTACCACGCCACGGACGGCCCCTCTCCGCTGCCCGAGCCAATCCTGTTGACGGACTCCGCGCGCCGGTTCCTCAACTCCTGTGTGCTCAGTGAGGTCCAGCCGGGGTACGCCCCCGCAGGTCGTCGTCTGATCGCGACCTCCGTGCTCGGCGACGACCAGCCCGGGCGGGAAGCGCTGCTGCGGGCGGCCTTGGCCCAGGCGTACGACACCGGAACCGACGGCTGGGAGCTGCTGACTGTGCGGACGGTGGATGATGCGCTGCCCGCCATGCCACCGCCGCAACCGCTCAGCCGTACGGCCGCGGTGGGTGGGGGTCGCTATGTCTGCGGAGACCACCGGACCACCGGCTCGGTGCAGGGCGCACTGGCCTCGGGCACCAGGGCGGCACGGACCGTGCTCCGGGACCTGACGGCGTCGATCTGA
- a CDS encoding DUF1684 domain-containing protein produces MSHRAVPDQLFSDPVGEWEAWRVERQRSLMSATGNLALVETRWLPRGERPDPEAARHGQEPGVTVTTVERTDPITGESEHALRFWDPRSPAIATFERTDAFPYDPSWVLDATYTPVPGARKVAFEHIRDNGGTRDLVVPGDIALTVDGRDYRLSAFDDNGVLLLVFGDPTNGDTTYGAGRFLFVTPTGEGADTPTGEATVRLDFNRAFVPPCGFSDQYNCPMPPLQNRFHLPITAGEKRPVFSGGIPQQH; encoded by the coding sequence GTGTCTCACCGTGCCGTTCCTGATCAACTGTTCTCCGATCCCGTGGGGGAGTGGGAGGCGTGGCGTGTCGAGCGGCAGCGCTCGCTCATGTCCGCGACCGGGAACCTCGCCCTGGTGGAGACCCGTTGGCTGCCGCGGGGCGAGCGCCCCGACCCGGAGGCGGCCCGCCATGGACAGGAGCCGGGTGTGACGGTCACCACGGTGGAGCGCACCGACCCCATCACGGGAGAGTCAGAGCACGCCCTGCGCTTCTGGGACCCCCGTTCGCCGGCGATCGCGACCTTCGAGCGCACGGATGCCTTCCCCTATGACCCCTCCTGGGTGCTCGACGCCACCTACACCCCGGTTCCCGGAGCCCGCAAGGTTGCCTTCGAGCACATCAGGGACAACGGCGGCACCCGTGATCTCGTTGTGCCCGGTGACATCGCGCTCACGGTGGACGGCCGTGACTATCGACTCAGCGCCTTCGATGACAACGGTGTCCTCCTGCTCGTCTTCGGTGATCCGACCAACGGTGACACCACCTACGGCGCCGGGCGCTTCCTGTTCGTCACACCGACCGGCGAAGGCGCCGACACACCGACCGGTGAAGCCACCGTGCGCCTCGACTTCAACCGCGCATTCGTGCCGCCCTGCGGATTCTCCGATCAGTACAACTGTCCGATGCCGCCGTTGCAGAATCGTTTCCACCTGCCGATTACGGCCGGCGAGAAGCGACCTGTCTTCAGCGGCGGCATCCCCCAGCAGCACTGA
- a CDS encoding ABC transporter permease has protein sequence MTTPTPLAVPATPGTPQPKPPGTEVRKRSQGRSYTLITGCTLAGLIVLLALVSYVWLPYASDDTSGGRLTAPGADHLIGTDKLGRDLFTQVMNGSRIAVQAGLGSVLIAATIGVTLGVLAAFAQGWFDDTLSALLDILIAFPTLLLAMLIVAARSATLSSAVLAIGLAQSAVVARLVRILVKRVLALDYITAARTSGTSWLRIVAGHVLPNIWPTLIVNLALQFGLAVLAEAGLSYLGLGAPPPHASWGRMLQEAQATFTNAPAGALAPGILLVLLVIGVNLIADGLRDTLDPATKGRRA, from the coding sequence ATGACGACACCCACCCCGCTCGCCGTCCCCGCGACACCGGGAACCCCGCAGCCGAAGCCACCCGGCACCGAGGTACGGAAACGATCCCAGGGCAGGTCGTACACCCTGATCACCGGCTGCACCCTGGCCGGTCTGATCGTCCTCCTCGCCCTGGTCTCGTACGTCTGGCTCCCCTACGCCTCCGACGACACCTCAGGCGGACGACTCACCGCCCCCGGAGCCGACCACCTCATCGGCACCGACAAACTCGGCCGCGATCTGTTCACCCAGGTGATGAACGGATCCCGCATCGCCGTTCAGGCCGGCCTCGGTTCGGTCCTGATCGCCGCCACCATCGGGGTCACCCTCGGGGTCCTCGCGGCGTTCGCCCAGGGCTGGTTCGACGACACGCTCTCCGCCCTCCTCGACATCCTCATCGCCTTCCCGACCCTGCTCCTCGCGATGCTCATCGTCGCCGCCCGCTCGGCCACCCTCAGCTCCGCCGTACTGGCCATCGGACTCGCACAGAGCGCGGTCGTCGCCAGACTCGTCCGCATCCTCGTCAAACGGGTCCTCGCCCTGGACTACATCACCGCCGCACGCACATCGGGCACCTCCTGGCTCCGGATCGTGGCCGGCCATGTGCTCCCCAACATCTGGCCCACCCTCATCGTGAACCTCGCCCTCCAGTTCGGGCTCGCGGTGCTCGCCGAAGCCGGGCTCTCCTACCTCGGCCTCGGCGCCCCACCGCCCCACGCCTCCTGGGGCCGCATGCTGCAAGAAGCCCAAGCCACCTTCACCAACGCGCCCGCCGGCGCGCTCGCTCCGGGCATCCTCCTCGTACTCCTCGTCATCGGCGTCAACCTCATCGCCGACGGACTGAGGGACACACTCGACCCGGCCACCAAGGGCAGGCGCGCATGA
- a CDS encoding peptidylprolyl isomerase, with protein sequence MTTVRLTTSKGNIVLKLDDEKAPKSVANFLSYLDSGHYTGTVFHRVISTFMVQGGGLDTKMRQKPAPKTVENEAKNGLKNAKYSVAMARTSAPHSASAQFFINVKDNDFLDYPGQDGWGYAVFGQVVEGEDIVDKIAQTPTNAQDVPLEQIVIESAEVVPDAA encoded by the coding sequence ATGACCACAGTTCGTCTGACCACATCCAAGGGCAACATCGTGCTCAAGCTTGACGATGAGAAGGCGCCCAAGTCGGTCGCCAACTTCTTGAGCTACCTCGACAGCGGTCACTACACCGGCACCGTCTTCCACCGGGTGATCAGCACCTTCATGGTTCAGGGCGGCGGCCTGGACACCAAGATGCGGCAGAAGCCGGCTCCCAAGACGGTGGAGAACGAGGCGAAGAACGGCCTCAAGAACGCCAAGTACAGCGTGGCCATGGCCCGGACCTCTGCTCCTCACTCCGCGAGCGCGCAGTTCTTCATCAATGTGAAGGACAACGACTTCCTGGACTACCCGGGGCAGGATGGCTGGGGCTACGCCGTGTTCGGCCAGGTGGTGGAGGGCGAGGACATCGTCGACAAGATCGCGCAGACTCCGACGAACGCCCAGGACGTGCCTCTTGAGCAGATCGTCATCGAGTCCGCCGAGGTCGTGCCCGACGCCGCCTGA